The Anoplopoma fimbria isolate UVic2021 breed Golden Eagle Sablefish chromosome 5, Afim_UVic_2022, whole genome shotgun sequence genome contains a region encoding:
- the tmem130 gene encoding transmembrane protein 130: protein MLLYLVGLGVADSMDPLTDLENIAGKLVFYQMDGNATYVRDTGELASDVPTETMFELFDHQKNFSMAKFTYTWDLGNGEVIHGTEPVVRYHYSESGNYTLRLKVGGNWTKYSPPIIDVYSTDVQVLDAIKNIELKGPSDYEVSQNLSLAFHVDGSPPMWVCWRFLDNCVPDMTGSCTLTMLYENTLRLNHTFTSAGVHCLDISVHNDVSKMQTSFSLYVRRNTNTHLIFILSCAAILVATFSFITVIACRPLHHNRFQIATSSNAIFLKNQNSEGQSAIVFNFSNVKRGEKEPLLAQYETQYSS, encoded by the exons ATGCTCCTTTATCTGGTCGGcctgggtgtggcagacagcaTGGACCCTCTGACAGATTTGG aaaacatcgCTGGAAAGTTGGTTTTCTACCAGATGGATGGAAATGCCACCTATGTGAGGGACACAGGAGAACTGGCTTCAGATGTCCCCACTGAGACCATGTTTGAACTCTTTGATCACCAAAAGAATTTCAGCATGGCAAAGTTCACCTATACGTGGGACTTAGGGAACGG AGAGGTGATCCACGGGACTGAGCCGGTTGTCCGCTATCATTACTCCGAGTCAGGGAACTACACACTGCGGCTGAAAGTAGGAGGGAATTGGACAAAATACTCACCTCCAATCATTGACGTCTACTCCACGGATGTCCAAGTCCTTG ATGCCATAAAAAACATCGAGCTGAAAGGGCCTTCAGATTACGAGGTGTCTCAGAACCTCAGTTTGGCTTTTCACGTTGATGGAAG TCCTCCCATGTGGGTGTGCTGGCGTTTCCTGGACAACTGTGTGCCGGACATGACGGGGAGCTGCACGCTGACCATGCTGTATGAAAACACCCTGCGGCTGAACCACACTTTCACCTCTGCCGGCGTCCACTGCCTGGACATCAGCGTACACAATGACGTCAGCAAGATGCAAACCTCCTTCAGCCTCTATGTTAGGAGAAACA CTAACACCCACTTGATCTTCATCCTGTCATGTGCTGCCATTCTTGTAGCAACCTTCTCCTTCATCACGGTCATCGCCTGCCGCCCTCTTCATCACAACAGATTTCAG ATTGCTACTTCCAGCAACGCTATATTCCTGAAGAACCAAAACTCTGAAGGTCAAAGCGCGATTGTTTTTAACTTCTCCAATGtgaagaggggagagaaggagcCACTCCTTGCTCAGTATGAGACTCAATACTCCTCTTAA
- the nptx2b gene encoding neuronal pentraxin-2b: protein MFSLLCGLLCFCALCSGQIATRGQPDDGKRYICRAVPISGDSSCPVTLLPELNAGSQEEELRNTVMQLRETILQQKETISKQIGTINELTTKLSLCASATDDRKYDKGGSWGKEKQNTMGDVPRDPNDTIDSLGKTMQGLKDRLENLEQQQLRANISGASFPSELRDILQRRLGELEKQLLRKVSSLEEEKSMLSNATAAYRLKTESTLTALVDRISELEKGGGDFKSPEQFKLSLPQRTNYLYGRITKSLPEMYAFTLCMWIKSSASPGIGTPFSYGVPGQANEIVLIEWGNNPIELLINDKVAQLPLEVRDGRWHHICIAWTTRDGQWDAYQDGGKLGTGDNLAAWHPIKPGGVIILGQEQDVVGGRFDAGQAFVGELSQVNIWDRVLKPVEIQSMANCSSYMPGNVISWLASNVEVFGRGAFKRPLEVCQDRLPKA, encoded by the exons ATGTTTTCACTCTTGTGCGgattgttgtgtttctgtgcgCTTTGCAGCGGTCAGATAGCGACGAGAGGCCAGCCGGACGATGGGAAGCGGTACATCTGCCGGGCTGTACCCATCAGCGGCGATTCAAGCTGCCCTGTGACTTTATTACCAGAGCTGAACGCCGGGAGCCAGGAAGAGGAGCTCAGAAATACTGTCATGCAGCTACGAGAGACAATTTTACAGCAGAAAGAAACGATTTCCAAACAGATAGGCACCATCAACGAGCTGACCACCAAGCTGTCCCTATGCGCCTCGGCCACCGACGATAGGAAGTACGACAAGGGGGGTTCCTGGggcaaagaaaagcaaaatacaATGGGGGATGTTCCTAGAGATCCAAATGACACAATTGACAGTCTTGGAAAAACCATGCAAGGGCTCAAGGACCGGCTGGAGAACTTGGAG CAACAGCAGCTGCGGGCCAACATATCCGGCGCCTCCTTCCCCAGTGAGCTCCGCGACATCTTGCAGCGCCGGCTCGGGGAGCTGGAGAAGCAGCTTTTGAGGAAGGTCAgcagcctggaggaggagaagagcatGCTGTCCAATGCCACAGCCGCCTACAGGCTGAAGACAGAGAGCACGCTGACCGCCCTGGTGGACAGGATCAGCGAGCTGGAGAAAG GAGGGGGAGACTTCAAGTCCCCAGAGCAGTTTAAGCTGTCCCTCCCCCAGCGGACCAACTACCTGTACGGCCGCATCACCAAGAGCCTGCCAGAGATGTATGCTTTCACACTCTGCATGTGGATCAAGTCCAGCGCCAGTCCTGGCATAGGGACGCCTTTCTCTTACGGTGTGCCGGGCCAAGCGAATGAGATTGTGCTGATCGAATGGGGCAATAACCCAATAGAGCTGCTCATTAACGACAAG GTTGCCCAATTGCCGTTGGAGGTACGTGATGGAAGGTGGCACCACATTTGCATCGCCTGGACCACACGAGACGGCCAATGGGATGCTTACCAAGATGGAGGGAAGCTAGGAACTGGCGACAACCTGGCAGCCTGGCACCCCATCAAACCCGGGGGGGTCATCATTCTTGGGCAGGAGCAG GACGTGGTGGGCGGGCGCTTTGATGCTGGACAGGCCTTCGTGGGCGAGCTAAGTCAGGTGAACATTTGGGACCGTGTTCTGAAGCCGGTCGAGATCCAGTCCATGGCTAACTGCAGCTCTTATATGCCCGGAAATGTGATCTCCTGGCTAGCAAGCAACGTTGAAGTTTTTGGGAGGGGAGCGTTCAAGCGGCCCTTGGAGGTGTGTCAGGATCGACTCCCGAAAGCTTAA